In Canis lupus dingo isolate Sandy chromosome 1, ASM325472v2, whole genome shotgun sequence, a single genomic region encodes these proteins:
- the ZNF146 gene encoding zinc finger protein OZF has translation MSHLSQQRICSGENPFACKVCGKVFSHKSNLTEHEHFHNREKPFECNECGKAFSQKQYVIKHQNTHTGEKLFECNECGKSFSQKENLLTHQKIHTGEKPFECKDCGKAFIQKSNLIRHQRTHTGEKPFVCKECGKTFSGKSNLTEHEKIHIGEKPFKCNECGTAFGQKKYLIKHQNIHTGEKPYECNECGKAFSQRTSLIVHVRIHSGDKPYECNVCGKAFSQSSSLTVHVRSHTGEKPYGCNECGKAFSQFSTLALHLRIHTGKKPYQCSECGKAFSQKSHHIRHQKIHTH, from the coding sequence ATGTCACACCTCAGTCAGCAGAGAATTTGTAGTGGGGAAAACCCCTTTGCTTGTAAGGTATGTGGGAAAGTCTTCAGCCACAAATCAAATCTCACCGAGCATGAGCATTTCCATAATAGAGAGAAACCTTTcgaatgtaatgaatgtggaaaagccttcagtCAAAAGCAGTATGTCATTAAACATCAGAACACCCATACTGGAGAGAAGCTTtttgaatgtaatgaatgtggaaaatcCTTCAGTCAGAAGGAAAACCTCCTTACCCATCAGaaaattcacactggagagaaaccttttGAGTGTAAGGATTGTGGGAAAGCTTTCATTCAGAAGTCAAATCTCATCAGACACCAGAGAACTCACACGGGAGAGAAGCCTTTTGTGTGTAAGGAGTGTGGAAAAACCTTCAGTGGCAAATCTAACCTTACTGAGCATGAGAAAATTCATATTGGAGAGAAACCCtttaaatgtaatgaatgtggaacAGCTTTTGGCCAGAAGAAGTACCTCATAAAACATCAAAacattcacactggagagaaaccctatgaatgtaatgaatgtggaaaagccttctcTCAACGAACATCACTTATTGTACATGTGAGAATTCATTCAGGTGATAAACCCTATGAATGCAATGTATGTGGAAAAGCCTTCTCTCAAAGTTCATCTCTTACTGTACACGTGAGAAGCCATACAGGTGAGAAACCCTATGgttgtaatgaatgtgggaaagctttctCTCAATTCTCAACCCTTGCTCTGCATTTGAGAATACATACAGGTAAGAAGCCTTATCAATgtagtgaatgtgggaaagcttttaGCCAGAAGTCACACCACATTAGACATCAGAAAATTCATACTCATTAA